One genomic region from Vanacampus margaritifer isolate UIUO_Vmar chromosome 2, RoL_Vmar_1.0, whole genome shotgun sequence encodes:
- the LOC144044249 gene encoding heme-binding protein 1-like, with product MFGMIKNSLFGNTEETEYKLLSTETKDGVSFEVRRYDAAKYAVVSSEGRTYDQVTGELVRRLLMYIGGSNEQGEAMGTAAPTIITVYPRNDGVLSRRLVVAIRIPTVYQQCPPTPTDSTIRVEERPGMTVYTLQFGGFAGESEYRAEALRLTRTLGETAPFQRKQYFCCSYDSPLKPYGRRNEVWFIQEEP from the exons ATGTTTGGAATGATCAAGAATTCGCTTTTTGGAAATACCGAGGAGACAGAATATAAACTACTAAGCACAGAGACCAAG GATGGCGTAAGCTTTGAGGTCCGGCGTTATGACGCCGCCAAATATGCAGTCGTTTCATCTGAGGGCCGCACTTATGACCAGGTGACAGGCGAGTTGGTGAGGAGGCTTCTCATGTACATCGGTGGAAGCAACGAACAAG GTGAGGCGATGGGTACGGCAGCTCCCACCATCATCACCGTCTACCCTCGGAATGACGGCGTTTTATCCCGCCGCCTGGTGGTCGCCATCCGCATTCCTACCGTCTACCAGCAATGCCCCCCGACACCCACGGACAGTACCATTAGGGTTGAAGAGCGGCCTGGCATGACTGTCTATACACT GCAATTTGGAGGTTTCGCAGGTGAGAGTGAGTACCGAGCAGAGGCCTTGCGTCTGACCCGCACCCTTGGCGAGACGGCCCCATTCCAGCGCAAGCAATACTTCTGTTGCAGTTACGACTCGCCGCTCAAGCCCTACGGACGCCGCAATGAGGTGTGGTTTATACAGGAGGAGCCGTAG
- the fmc1 gene encoding protein FMC1 homolog — MAASPSSLRVYRGILKELRAMQGQNYKQSLAYNYVTDQFRKNQVTGERYCRAQQEALHASQTYLCLLVSSRNHQALHNLYHGKGERGSEEVAGLVGLRLPTQPGGKGWEK; from the exons ATGGCAGCGTCACCATCCTCTTTACGCGTGTACAGAGGGATTCTCAAAGAACTGCGGGCCATGCAAGGACAAAATTACAAGCAGTCGCTGGCCTACAACTACGTAACCGATCAGTTTCGCAAAAATCAG GTGACAGGTGAGAGGTACTGCCGGGCCCAGCAGGAGGCGCTCCATGCCTCACAAACATACCTGTGTCTTCTGGTATCCTCTCGGAACCACCAAGCCCTTCATAACCTTTACCACGGGAAGGGAGAGCGCGGCTCAGAAGAGGTGGCAGGCCTGGTGGGGCTCAGGTTGCCCACTCAGCCGGGAGGCAAAGGCTGGGAGAAGTGA